From a region of the Daphnia magna isolate NIES linkage group LG1, ASM2063170v1.1, whole genome shotgun sequence genome:
- the LOC116924845 gene encoding feline leukemia virus subgroup C receptor-related protein 2 yields the protein MVADQETTQFSYQYSPITLAAGREETVGEEEVVQEEEVAMLTDVKSATSIVQPVKCQSNKSKSMETKVYRRRWIMLALFVFVFMTNAFQWIQFSIINNLITKYYGVESSTVDWTSLVFMVAYIPLIFPGAWIMDKMGLRVTLLLGAFGTTAGAWTNVMSVAPDRFYVALMGQTLCATAQVFLLGVSPNVAAVWFGPEQVSSACAIGVFGSQVGIALGFLIPPILVKDHELKDDIGADLLFMFYIVAGVSTLLLLVVIVVFQAKPSLPPSAARCLASQQPSPTPLTYYRSVKRILTNRDYNLLLLTYGINVGVFYAMSTLLNQVVLQHFPGEEENAGRIGLTIVLCGMLGSVLFGVILDRTHKFKETTLAVYVFVLASMAAYTFTFKLEHIAVTFVTAGVTGFFMTGYLPVGFEFAAELTYPEPEVTSAGLLNASAQIFGIIFTILGGWLLANYGSLVCNGTMLAALLVGAALTLPIRAELKRQKANQTAENMPTKDVKEAIKDGNP from the exons ATGGTGGCAGACCAAGAGACAACTCAGTTCAGTTATCAGTATTCTCCCATAACTCTAGCTGCAGGGAGAGAAGAAACAGTTGGCGAAGAGGAAGTTGTCCAAGAAGAGGAAGTAGCCATGTTAACCGACGTTAAGAGTGCGACGAGCATCGTTCAGCCCGTCAAATGCCAATCGAACAAATCAAAGTCGATGGAAACAAAAGTGTATCGAAGACGATGGATCATGTTGGctcttttcgttttcgttttcatgACCAACGCCTTCCAGTGGATTCAGTTCTCCATCATCAATAATTTAATCACAAA ATATTATGGCGTTGAGAGTTCAACTGTTGATTGGACAAGCCTGGTGTTTATGGTCGCTTACATTCCTTTAATCTTCCCCGGTGCCTGGATTATGGATAAGATG GGTCTTCGCGTTACTTTATTACTCGGGGCTTTCGGTACGACAGCGGGAGCTTGGACCAACGTTATGAGCGTCGCTCCTGATCG gttttatgTCGCATTGATGGGTCAAACGCTTTGCGCCACGGCTCAAGTCTTCCTTTTAG GTGTGTCTCCTAACGTAGCGGCCGTCTGGTTTGGTCCCGAACAAGTTTCATCGGCATGCGCCATCGGCGTTTTCGGTAGCCAG GTCGGCATAGCTCTAGGTTTTCTCATACCACCGATTTTGGTTAAGGATCACGAATTGAAAGATGATATTGGAGCGGATTTGCTTTTCATGTTTTACATCGTCGCCGGAGTCTCTACCCTCCTATTGCTGGTCGTTATCGTTG TGTTCCAAGCGAAACCTAGTTTGCCACCAAGCGCTGCTCGATGCCTGGCCTCTCAGCAGCCATCGCCCACTCCTTTGACCTACTACCGTTCCGTTAAAAGAATCCTTACCAATCGAGACTATAACCTTTTGTTGCTTACCTACGGTATCAACGTTGGCGTGTTCTACGCCATGTCGACCTTGTTGAATCAGGTCGTTTTGCAACATTTTCCG GGAGAGGAAGAGAATGCTGGACGCATTGGATTGACTATCGTTTTGTGCGGAATGCTTGGCTCCGTTCTGTTTGGAGTGATTCTCGACAGAACCCATAAATTCAA GGAAACTACTCTGGCCGTCTACGTTTTTGTTTTAGCCAGCATGGCAGCGTACACTTTCACCTTCAAGCTGGAACACATCGCTGTCACATTTGTCACGGCCGGAGTAACGGG GTTCTTTATGACGGGATACTTGCCGGTGGGCTTCGAATTTGCAGCCGAATTGACTTATCCGGAGCCTGAAGTGACGTCTGCCGGACTGCTGAATGCATCCGCTCAAATCTTTGGCATCATTTTTACTATTCTCGGAGGGTGGTTGTTGGCTAATTACGGCTCTTTGGTATGCAATGGAACCATGTTAGCCGCTTTGTTGGTCGGCGCTGCCCTAACGCTGCCCATCCGCGCTGAGCTTAAGCGTCAAAAGGCTAACCAGACAGCCGAGAACATGCCAACAAAAGATGTTAAAGAAGCAATTAAAGACGGGAATCCTTGA
- the LOC116924870 gene encoding feline leukemia virus subgroup C receptor-related protein 2: METKTTESPISDADHLKKNGNEIHVFHICTNASVPEAEPKNATAEQQMLTPTKVYGRRWLMLLIFALVSMMNAFQWIQFSIITSLLSKYYGVDSQTVNWTSLVYMVVYVPLIFPGAWVMDKMGLRVTLLIGSFGTAAGAWIKVLSVAPDRFYVALIGQTMAAISQVFILSVPPNIAATWFGSNQVSSACSIGVFGNQLGVALGFLLPPILVKDGTIDTIGNGLSLMFYIVAGVCTALLIAVIVGFQAKPPLPPSVARYSNPSSTESTNYSQSIKRILLNRDYVILLVTYGINVGVFYAMSTLLNQTVLQHFPGQEESAGQIGLTIVVCGMAGSVLGGIILDRTHKFKETTLAVYGLAVVGMVAYTFSFNVELIAVTFVTAGAVGFFMTGYLPVGFEFAAELTYPEPEGTSSGLLNASAQIFGVVFTVLGGWLLPYYGDLVCNGTLTFALLIGAIMTVFIRPKLRRQKAVNGFQ, encoded by the exons ATGGAAACGAAAACTACAGAAAGCCCGATCAGCGATGCTGatcatttgaagaaaaacgGAAACGAGATTCACGTTTTTCATATTTGCACAAATGCAAGTGTGCCGGAAGCAGAACCCAAAAACGCCACAGCGGAACAGCAAATGCTGACACCCACAAAAGTGTACGGTCGACGATGGCTGATGCTCCTGATTTTTGCCCTTGTCTCAATGATGAACGCCTTCCAATGGATACAATTCTCCATCATAACCAGTTTACTGAGCAA ATATTACGGCGTAGACAGTCAGACGGTCAACTGGACGTCATTGGTTTATATGGTCGTTTACGTTCCACTAATCTTCCCAGGTGCTTGGGTCATGGACAAAATG GGATTAAGAGTGACGTTGTTGATTGGCAGTTTTGGAACGGCGGCCGGTGCATGGATTAAAGTGTTGTCCGTTGCACCTGATCGGTTTTACGTCGCCCTTATAGGTCAAACGATGGCAGCCATTTCTCAGGTGTTTATTTTAAGTGTTCCACCAAACATAGCTGCAACGTGGTTTGGCTCCAATCAAGTTTCGTCGGCCTGTTCCATCGGAGTATTCGGCAACCAG TTAGGTGTGGCTCTTGGATTTCTCTTGCCGCCCATCTTGGTGAAGGACGGCACTATCGATACAATTGGCAACGGCCTGAGTCTCATGTTCTACATTGTGGCCGGAGTTTGCACGGCTTTACTCATTGCCGTCATCGTAG GTTTCCAAGCCAAGCCGCCTTTGCCTCCGAGCGTAGCTCGTTACTCCAACCCGTCATCGACCGAATCCACGAACTATTCCCAATCGATCAAGCGAATTTTATTGAACAGAGACTACGTCATTCTTCTGGTCACTTATGGCATTAACGTGGGCGTCTTTTATGCCATGTCAACCCTCCTGAATCAAACAGTTCTGCAGCACTTTCCT GGCCAAGAAGAAAGTGCGGGTCAAATCGGTTTGACAATCGTCGTTTGCGGAATGGCTGGCTCCGTGCTGGGAGGAATCATTCTCGATCGAACGCACAAATTTAA AGAAACCACTCTAGCGGTGTACGGATTGGCCGTGGTGGGAATGGTGGCCTACACTTTCAG ttttaatgTCGAGCTTATCGCTGTCACATTCGTCACGGCCGGAGCCGTTGG GTTTTTCATGACGGGATACTTACCGGTGGGATTCGAATTCGCTGCCGAATTGACCTATCCAGAACCGGAAGGAACTTCATCCGGACTACTGAATGCGTCCGCTCAGATTTTTGGCGTCGTGTTCACTGTTTTAGGCGGTTGGTTGTTACCCTATTACGGTGACCTTGTCTGCAATGGTACGTTAACGTTTGCTTTGCTCATCGGAGCCATTATGACGGTGTTCATCCGTCCGAAACTCAGACGTCAGAAAGCCGTTAATGGTTTCCAATAA
- the LOC116924860 gene encoding 2-oxoisovalerate dehydrogenase subunit beta, mitochondrial has product MALRNFLTRNLLLNKCPLRISQRLSHFTFVPDTVSASEGETQRMNLFQAINNSLDLALSSDPTAIIFGEDVAFGGVFRCTVGLQEKHGKSRVFNTPLCEQGIAGFGIGAATAGATAIAEIQFADYILPAFDQICNEAAKYRYRSGGLYDCGSLTIRAPCSAVGHGALYHSQSPEAFFAHCPGLKVVVPRGPIKAKGLLLSCIRDKNPCLFFEPKILYRSAVEQVPVKEYTMPLSKADILVEGDDITLVGWGTQVHVLREVCQLAKDQLNVSCELIDLVTILPWDKETIAQSVKKTGRLLIAHEAPLTSGFGAEIAASIQHDCFLNLEAPIERVTGFDTPFPHMFEPFYMPDKWRCFEAVKKLVNY; this is encoded by the exons ATGGCTCTTCGTAATTTCCTTACTCGGAATCTCCTTCTCAATAAATGCCCATTGAGAATATCTCAGCGGTTATCTCATTTTACATTTGTTCCAGATACCGTCTCCGCTTCCGAAG GCGAAACACAGCGTATGAACTTGTTCCAGGCTATCAATAACTCACTGGATTTAGCCCTCTCCTCAGATCCTACAGCTA TAATATTTGGTGAAGATGTGGCCTTTGGGGGAGTATTTCGCTGCACAGTTGGGCTACAGGAAAAGCATGGCAAGTCCAGAGTTTTCAACACTCCTTTGTGTGAACAAGGAATCGCTGGTTTTGGTATAGGAGCTGCCACCGCAGGAGCTACAGCCATAGCAGAAATTCAGTTTGCAGATTACATCCTTCCAGCATTTGATCAG ATTTGCAATGAGGCTGCCAAATACCGATACAGAAGTGGAGGTCTTTATGATTGTGGATCCCTGACTATCCGTGCTCCCTGCTCTGCAGTGGGGCATGGAGCCCTGTATCACTCGCAAAGCCCTGAAGCATTCTTTGCCCACTGTCCTGGACTCAAG GTTGTGGTTCCCCGAGGGCCCATCAAGGCCAAGGGCTTACTACTTTCGTGCATTCGTGACAAAAACCCGTGCCTGTTTTTCGAACCCAAGATCCTGTACCGTAGCGCCGTTGAACAGGTGCCAGTCAAAGAGTACACTATGCCGCTGTCAAAAGCTGACATACTAGTCGAAG gagATGACATCACACTAGTTGGCTGGGGTACGCAGGTTCATGTTCTACGCGAAGTATGCCAACTAGCCAAGGATCAGCTCAACGTTTCGTGTGAACTAATTGATCTAGTTACCATTCTACCGTGGGACAAGGAGACTATTGCCCAG TCGGTGAAGAAAACGGGACGGTTGCTGATAGCGCATGAAGCGCCATTGACGTCCGGATTTGGAGCTGAAATTGCTGCCAGCATCCAG CACGATTGTTTCCTGAATTTGGAAGCGCCCATCGAACGCGTGACGGGATTCGATACGCCATTCCCGCACATGTTTGAGCCGTTCTACATGCCAGACAAATGGCGCTGCTTTGAAGCTGTCAAGAAACTAGTAAACTATTAA
- the LOC116924836 gene encoding terminal nucleotidyltransferase 5C isoform X1, producing MDKPIFPLMQSGTLELSGTALKRLEELKIGGIDVTAMATMDALKMLRLSDVVNGNDQLVAVDELTDLTSAKLSLANEAETEVESLSEHSSGDSDSGYDLGGDGDLEDVSLVSTASVSGGSLSSRSSVTGGSTESLPLAVAQQSQQQLLLQQQQQQRFAVLSYEQVSRVHDVMNETVSIHGRGNFPTLELRLRDLVTLVRAKLEADGVPVKDMRINGGAASYVLALDRCQPQAYNDLDLIFGVDLSSARTFDRIKTAVLDSLLDFLPAGVSRTRMLSCSLKEAYVSKMVKVTEGDRWSLISLGTNHRGKNVELKFVHNMRRQFEFSVDSFQIILDSLVLFYDCASTMPISESFYPTVVAESVYGDFRQAHYHLHHKMIATRNPEEIRGGGLLKYCNLLVKDYRPADPDQIKTFERYMCSRFFIDFPDVGQQRLKLDNYLWNHFVGADEALKYDYLMTLYSVVDESTVCLMGHERRQTLSLIQELAYQAYYADQQQQHHQRQMQQQQQQQQQHAANHPASYGHAPVYEVRISGCQPTVVYSSSGGYFYAPAAAPPPPPQTSLPPPATTSTPPPATSTTSTTSGSSTTAAVTTASPPSVSAATPCYPCSTPCACSCTWMPCS from the exons atGGACAAACCCATTTTCCCTCTCATGCAG TCTGGAACGTTGGAATTGAGTGGCACGGCCCTGAAACGTTTGGAAGAATTGAAAATCGGCGGCATTGACGTGACAGCCATGGCTACAATGGACGCTCTGAAGATGTTGCGACTCTCTGACGTGGTCAACGGCAACGATCAGCTGGTGGCGGTGGACGAACTGACGGATCTCACTTCTGCCAAACTGTCGTTGGCCAACGAAGCCGAAACGGAAGTGGAGTCTCTGTCGGAGCACAGCAGCGGCGACAGCGACAGCGGCTACGATTTGGGTGGCGACGGTGATCTCGAAGATGTCAGTTTAGTCTCTACGGCGTCCGTCTCTGGCGGATCGCTGTCCAGCCGGAGTAGCGTCACTGGCGGCAGCACGGAATCGTTGCCGCTGGCCGTGGCTCAACAGAGCCAACAGCAGCTGTtgctacaacaacaacagcaacaacgtTTCGCGGTTTTGAGTTACGAGCAGGTGTCCAGGGTGCACGACGTGATGAACGAGACGGTGAGCATCCACGGACGTGGCAATTTCCCAACGTTGGAGCTGCGCCTGCGCGACCTGGTGACGCTCGTCCGGGCCAAATTGGAAGCGGACGGAGTGCCGGTCAAGGACATGCGGATCAACGGCGGAGCGGCTTCTTACGTTTTGGcgctggatcgctgccaaccgCAAGCCTACAACGATTTGGATCTCATTTTCGGCGTGGATTTGTCTTCGGCCCGCACGTTCGATCGCATCAAGACGGCCGTGCTCGACTCGCTGTTGGACTTTCTTCCGGCCGGAGTGTCTCGCACGCGCATGCTCTCTTGCTCCCTCAAAGAGGCGTACGTCTCGAAGATGGTCAAAGTGACGGAAGGCGATCGATGGTCGTTGATCTCTTTGGGCACGAATCATCGCGGCAAGAACGTCGAACTGAAATTCGTTCACAACATGAGGCGGCAATTTGAATTCTCCGTCGATTCGTTTCAGATCATCCTCGACTCTTTGGTTCTGTTCTACGATTGCGCCTCTACGATGCCCATCAGCGAGTCGTTCTACCCGACGGTGGTGGCCGAGTCGGTGTACGGCGACTTCCGTCAGGCGCACTACCACCTCCATCACAAGATGATTGCCACGCGCAATCCGGAGGAGATCCGCGGCGGCGGATTGCTCAAGTATTGCAATTTACTCGTCAAGGATTACCGGCCGGCCGACCCCGATCAGATCAAAACGTTTGAGCGTTACATGTGTTCCAGGTTCTTTATCGATTTCCCAGACGTTGGCCAGCAGCGGCTCAAACTGGACAACTATTTATGGAACCATTTTGTCGGAGCTGACGAAGCCCTCAAGTACGACTATCTCATGACTCTTTACAGCGTTGTCGATGAGTCTACCGTCTGTCTGATGGGTCACGAACGACGACAGACGTTATCGTTGATTCAAGAGCTGGCCTATCAAGCCTATTATGCTgatcaacagcaacagcatcatcaacgacaaatgcagcagcaacaacagcagcagcagcagcacgcCGCCAATCATCCGGCCAGTTACGGTCACGCGCCCGTTTATGAAGTCCGCATTTCTGGATGTCAGCCGACCGTTGTCTATTCCAGCAGTGGTGGATACTTTTACGCTCCTGCCGCTGCTCCTCCTCCGCCGCCGCAGACATCACTCCCTCCGCCAGCTACCACCAGTACTCCTCCTCCGGCCACTAGCACGACTAGCACGACTAGTGGCAGCAGCACGACAGCAGCCGTGACGACAGCATCGCCGCCTAGCGTTTCAGCCGCCACTCCCTGCTATCCGTGCTCAACTCCTTGCGCTTGCTCCTGCACGTGGATGCCTTGTtcttaa
- the LOC116924836 gene encoding terminal nucleotidyltransferase 5C isoform X2, with translation MATMDALKMLRLSDVVNGNDQLVAVDELTDLTSAKLSLANEAETEVESLSEHSSGDSDSGYDLGGDGDLEDVSLVSTASVSGGSLSSRSSVTGGSTESLPLAVAQQSQQQLLLQQQQQQRFAVLSYEQVSRVHDVMNETVSIHGRGNFPTLELRLRDLVTLVRAKLEADGVPVKDMRINGGAASYVLALDRCQPQAYNDLDLIFGVDLSSARTFDRIKTAVLDSLLDFLPAGVSRTRMLSCSLKEAYVSKMVKVTEGDRWSLISLGTNHRGKNVELKFVHNMRRQFEFSVDSFQIILDSLVLFYDCASTMPISESFYPTVVAESVYGDFRQAHYHLHHKMIATRNPEEIRGGGLLKYCNLLVKDYRPADPDQIKTFERYMCSRFFIDFPDVGQQRLKLDNYLWNHFVGADEALKYDYLMTLYSVVDESTVCLMGHERRQTLSLIQELAYQAYYADQQQQHHQRQMQQQQQQQQQHAANHPASYGHAPVYEVRISGCQPTVVYSSSGGYFYAPAAAPPPPPQTSLPPPATTSTPPPATSTTSTTSGSSTTAAVTTASPPSVSAATPCYPCSTPCACSCTWMPCS, from the coding sequence ATGGCTACAATGGACGCTCTGAAGATGTTGCGACTCTCTGACGTGGTCAACGGCAACGATCAGCTGGTGGCGGTGGACGAACTGACGGATCTCACTTCTGCCAAACTGTCGTTGGCCAACGAAGCCGAAACGGAAGTGGAGTCTCTGTCGGAGCACAGCAGCGGCGACAGCGACAGCGGCTACGATTTGGGTGGCGACGGTGATCTCGAAGATGTCAGTTTAGTCTCTACGGCGTCCGTCTCTGGCGGATCGCTGTCCAGCCGGAGTAGCGTCACTGGCGGCAGCACGGAATCGTTGCCGCTGGCCGTGGCTCAACAGAGCCAACAGCAGCTGTtgctacaacaacaacagcaacaacgtTTCGCGGTTTTGAGTTACGAGCAGGTGTCCAGGGTGCACGACGTGATGAACGAGACGGTGAGCATCCACGGACGTGGCAATTTCCCAACGTTGGAGCTGCGCCTGCGCGACCTGGTGACGCTCGTCCGGGCCAAATTGGAAGCGGACGGAGTGCCGGTCAAGGACATGCGGATCAACGGCGGAGCGGCTTCTTACGTTTTGGcgctggatcgctgccaaccgCAAGCCTACAACGATTTGGATCTCATTTTCGGCGTGGATTTGTCTTCGGCCCGCACGTTCGATCGCATCAAGACGGCCGTGCTCGACTCGCTGTTGGACTTTCTTCCGGCCGGAGTGTCTCGCACGCGCATGCTCTCTTGCTCCCTCAAAGAGGCGTACGTCTCGAAGATGGTCAAAGTGACGGAAGGCGATCGATGGTCGTTGATCTCTTTGGGCACGAATCATCGCGGCAAGAACGTCGAACTGAAATTCGTTCACAACATGAGGCGGCAATTTGAATTCTCCGTCGATTCGTTTCAGATCATCCTCGACTCTTTGGTTCTGTTCTACGATTGCGCCTCTACGATGCCCATCAGCGAGTCGTTCTACCCGACGGTGGTGGCCGAGTCGGTGTACGGCGACTTCCGTCAGGCGCACTACCACCTCCATCACAAGATGATTGCCACGCGCAATCCGGAGGAGATCCGCGGCGGCGGATTGCTCAAGTATTGCAATTTACTCGTCAAGGATTACCGGCCGGCCGACCCCGATCAGATCAAAACGTTTGAGCGTTACATGTGTTCCAGGTTCTTTATCGATTTCCCAGACGTTGGCCAGCAGCGGCTCAAACTGGACAACTATTTATGGAACCATTTTGTCGGAGCTGACGAAGCCCTCAAGTACGACTATCTCATGACTCTTTACAGCGTTGTCGATGAGTCTACCGTCTGTCTGATGGGTCACGAACGACGACAGACGTTATCGTTGATTCAAGAGCTGGCCTATCAAGCCTATTATGCTgatcaacagcaacagcatcatcaacgacaaatgcagcagcaacaacagcagcagcagcagcacgcCGCCAATCATCCGGCCAGTTACGGTCACGCGCCCGTTTATGAAGTCCGCATTTCTGGATGTCAGCCGACCGTTGTCTATTCCAGCAGTGGTGGATACTTTTACGCTCCTGCCGCTGCTCCTCCTCCGCCGCCGCAGACATCACTCCCTCCGCCAGCTACCACCAGTACTCCTCCTCCGGCCACTAGCACGACTAGCACGACTAGTGGCAGCAGCACGACAGCAGCCGTGACGACAGCATCGCCGCCTAGCGTTTCAGCCGCCACTCCCTGCTATCCGTGCTCAACTCCTTGCGCTTGCTCCTGCACGTGGATGCCTTGTtcttaa